Part of the bacterium genome, GCGAGCCTCTCCCCAGAGGGGAGAGGGGGAAACGAAGGGGCGGGTCACGCGACCCGCCCCACTACATATCAAAAAAAACAAACCGGGCGACCCCTCACCGCACACCGGCGACCGCCCAACTCACTTCCCGGTCAGGAAGTAGGCGGCGACCTGGTAGAGGCCGAAGTTGGTGAGCTGGCCGACCAGGGTGAAGGTTATGTCCCCGGCCCGCCACTGGAGCACCGAGTAGTTGGCGCTCTTGGAGAGGTGGGCCTTCGTCTCGCCCAGGGCTATCTCCTGCCCCGTCAGGCTCCCCTCCTGCGGCTCCTCGAAGACCGAAAGCCCCTCGAGACCGTCGGTGTACGAGAGATGCGCGGCGTACTGGCCGTTGGCCCGGTAGCCCAACCGGGTCTCGACCAGGATGAAGCCGCCGGGCAGTTTATCGGGAACGACGGGCACGAACCCCATATCTTCCGGGAGCTGATTCCGGGCGGATTTGCTGACCGACTCGGCCTCCTCGACCACCGTGCCGGAAAACTGGCCCTCGGAGAAGTAATCGGGGGAGAAATCCACGTTGAACTCGATCCAGGAGAAACCGGTGTTGGCGGCCGAATCGTTGCACTCCTCCCGGGTCTGCAACACGAGGTAGTTCTTGGAGTCCACCCAGAGGATGCGGTGGGGCGTGGCGTTGTGGCGCGAGGTTATTTCGATCCTGTAGGCGTCGCGCCCCGCCACCGTGTTGTTGGATTCGAGCTCGAGGATGTAGTTGCCGGCGATGAGGTCCCTGCGCTCGGTGTTGCTCAGGCGGTCGTCCAGCATCTGCGGGGAGTCGGAGTGGATGGTGACCTCGAGGCGCGGGTCGTAGGAGTAGAGGTCCTCGCCGTCGTCAATCACGACCCGCTCGCGCATGGTGGGCGGGGAGAGGTAATCGGTGCGCGTCGCCCCGCCGGCCTCGAAGCTCACGCGCACCTCCATCGCCTCGGCCTGGGCGCCGTTGTAGAGGATTATCGTCTTCTCGCCGACGTAATTCTCGGCGATCGGCTCGGCCGCGAGCGCCTGGGTGAGCACGTCCAGCGCCGTTTCGGCCAGGGTCGCGGAGCCGAGAAAAAGAAGGAGTATCGTGAGCGTGCGTGACATGATTCGCTAACTATTACGCCGGGAGGGGTGGCTTAGTTCTGGATTTTCAAGAAAAAAAGCGCTGAATGCAAGCCGCTAAAAACGCCGGGCGCAACCCGGCGTCGGTCTTGGCAGGCGGTCGTCCTACTCCCCCGTACGCTCCCCGGCCGGATGCTCGGCATCCGCATCCGCGGCGCCCTCCGCGGGCAGGCTCGGCAGATCGGCGGCGGTGTCCGGGATGGGGGAGCCGGCGCTAACGAGGGAGAAACGGACGCCGGTCGAGATTTCGATGGGAACTTCGGCGGCGCGGGTGAGCGCCTCGTCGGCGAGGACGTGGCGGGAGAGCTCCTCGGTGGAGCTCTGGGACACCTCGGTCGCGGCCAGATGCTCGCTCAAATATTCCTCGGGGCCGGTATCTTTATGCACCGCCTTCGCCACCGCTTCGGCCACGTCGCCCGGCTCAGTCCCGAGCTCGGCGGCGGTCGCCGGCGACGAATCGGTCACGCGGTCGCCGGCCAGCGGCAGATCGAGGGCCATCGGCGACGCTGTCTCCGCCATGTTATTCAGGCCGAGGAGCCCCACTCCGACCGCGAGGATGACCACGGATGCGGCCACCAAAACGAGACGCATGTTGGGCCGGGCCGACCGGGCCTCGCTCCGCGACCGGAAACGCTCCGTCACAAGGTCCGCGAGGCGCGAGTGGGACAGGACGGCTTGGTGGAAATCGTCGGAGAGCTGGTAGCTGACCGAGCCGACGGCCTCCTTCAACGCGCGCAGCTCGGCGAGCTCGCGCCGGCAGGCCGGGCAACCATTCAGGTGCGCACAGAACGCGGCCAGTTCGCGCCCTCGCAGCTCGTCGTCCATGTAGGCTGAAAACAGGCCTTTAGCACGCCAGCATCTCATAGTTGCTCGATGTCCGGTTTTGTCGGTGAAGGCGAATACCCGCACACGTTCGAAGTTTTCGCAAGTTCCAGGCTCAAAGTCGTTCGATCTTCGGTGTTACCGGTGAGGGTTACGTTCTGGTGGTCGGTCACGTTTCTTCAGGGCAGGTTCCAGGCTCAAAGTCGTTCGATCTTCGGTGTCGTCGGTGAAGGCTACGCTCTGTGGCCGTTTTACGTTCCCGCAGACCCCTGGAGGTTCCAGATCAAAAAGAATTCGTTATTCCTTAAAAGCGGCCGATACGTTCACGCTGCAATGATTGGTAATCAGTATGAAGACTGCATTTTTTTCTTTTAACGCGGCCCGTCCTTTCACTCCCCCCGCCGTTGCCTCCGTCAGGTTGTCATCCTCAAACGGAATCTCATTTGCCCCCCCCTGCTCCCCCCTCAGGCGGGGGTGTAGCCCAGGAGCTGGGGCGCCACGTCGGACAGGCGCTCGCGGAGGAGCTTGCGTCCGCGGTGGATGCGTGAGCGGACCGTCCCGATCGAGCACTCCATCACCTCGGAAATTTCCTCGTAGGTGAGCCCCTCCAGGTCGCACAGGGCGACGGCCATGGAGTACTTCTTGGGCAGACGGCTGACGGCGTCCCGCACTATGACCGCCACCTCGTTGGATCCGATGACCCGCTCGGGGTCCGGGTCGGGGCTTTCGAGCTGGAAGGGGACCGAGGAGCCGCCGCCCAGGGAGATGGGCTCGTCGATGCTGTTCGTTTTCATCCGGTTTTCGCGGCGCCAGGAATCTATGTAGAGGTTCTTGAGCACCGTGTAGAGCCAGTTCCGGAGCGAGCGGTCGGGATCGAAATGCTGGAGCGAGCGGTAGAGCTTCAGGAACGCCTCCTGCGCCAGCTCGTCGGCCCGATAACGGTCCCCGGTGAGGACCATGGCGATGTTGTACACCTCTTGGGCGTGCTCCCCGACGAAGGCCTCGTAGGCCTCCCGTTCGCTGGAGCTTACCGTCAGTGCATGCTCCACGTCATCCCCCTCCGTGGCGGACTCATCTCCCCGCCTCGACACACCCCGGCCGGGATCCTCGTTCATCTCAGGATACGTCATGAGGGTCGGTGGGGTTCCTTTTACTCCAGTTGTTCCCGCCCAAAGGGGAGTGGTAGGAGATCGGCCAGGCGGGCCGACGCCACCGACCCGTCGTCGGCCAAAGTATAGACCATCAGGTCGCCGCCTCCCAGCTCGAAGAGAAACTGACGGCAGGCGCCGCAGGGCCAGACGCCCCGGGGCGGCGAGCCCGTCCGCCCGGCGACCATGGCACAGGCCGTGATGGGCAGTGCCCCCGCGGAGACGGCGCTCCCCGCGGCGTTGCGCTCGGCGCAGAGAGATTCGCCGTAGGCCGCGTTCTCCACGTTCGCCCCGGTGAACACTCGACCGTCGGCACAGAGCACCGCGGCCCCCACCGCGAACCCGGAATACGGCGCGCGGGCCAGGACACGGGCCTCCGCGGCCCTCTCGAGCAGCTCCTCGGGGCTCATGCCGGCACCTCCGAATAAATTTTATAGCAGACGAGCACGCCGTCGCGCCGGAGGACGAGCATCCGACCCTCGTCGTCACAGACGGGGGGGGCGTCGCACATGCCGCCCAGCTTGATCTCCCAGAGCTTGGAACCATCGTCTAGGTCGTAACCGCGCAGAGTCCCGAACCAGGTGGGGCAGACGACCGTCCCGCCGACGACCGCCGCGCCGCCGCCGGGGTAGTCACCCAGGCCGGCCTGCCAGAGCTCGGTCAAATCGCCGACCGACAGAGCCGCAATCTTCGCCCCGTCGTGAGCCAGGACTACGACCCCCCCGGTCACGACGGGCAGACCGACCGGCGGCTGTCCCAGGGTGGTCTGGGCCAGAAGGGCGCCGTCGGCGGGGTTCAGCGCGGCGAGCTGTCCCGAGCGGGCGGCGATGTAGAGCAAGCCTCCGGCAAGGGTGATCCCCCCATAGGCCCTCCCCTCCACCCTGACCGACCAGACCGCCTCGCCTGTTCGCCGGTCCAGGGCGCTGACCACGCCGTCCTGGGCAGCGAGGTAGACGCAACGCTCGTCCACCGTCGGGTGGGCGAGGATGGGGGACGGCGCGGCGTAAACCCAGACCACGCCGCCGGTGAGGTTGTCCAGGGCGAAGAGGGCCCCGCTCTCGTCGGGCACGTAAAGGAAGTTGCCGTAGGGCGTCGGGCCGACGTCGCACGGTCCGGCCAGCTCGACGCGCCACCGGACCTCCCCCGTGACGCGGTCCAGG contains:
- a CDS encoding zf-HC2 domain-containing protein gives rise to the protein MRCWRAKGLFSAYMDDELRGRELAAFCAHLNGCPACRRELAELRALKEAVGSVSYQLSDDFHQAVLSHSRLADLVTERFRSRSEARSARPNMRLVLVAASVVILAVGVGLLGLNNMAETASPMALDLPLAGDRVTDSSPATAAELGTEPGDVAEAVAKAVHKDTGPEEYLSEHLAATEVSQSSTEELSRHVLADEALTRAAEVPIEISTGVRFSLVSAGSPIPDTAADLPSLPAEGAADADAEHPAGERTGE
- a CDS encoding sigma-70 family RNA polymerase sigma factor, giving the protein MTYPEMNEDPGRGVSRRGDESATEGDDVEHALTVSSSEREAYEAFVGEHAQEVYNIAMVLTGDRYRADELAQEAFLKLYRSLQHFDPDRSLRNWLYTVLKNLYIDSWRRENRMKTNSIDEPISLGGGSSVPFQLESPDPDPERVIGSNEVAVIVRDAVSRLPKKYSMAVALCDLEGLTYEEISEVMECSIGTVRSRIHRGRKLLRERLSDVAPQLLGYTPA
- the cdd gene encoding cytidine deaminase, encoding MSPEELLERAAEARVLARAPYSGFAVGAAVLCADGRVFTGANVENAAYGESLCAERNAAGSAVSAGALPITACAMVAGRTGSPPRGVWPCGACRQFLFELGGGDLMVYTLADDGSVASARLADLLPLPFGREQLE
- a CDS encoding PQQ-binding-like beta-propeller repeat protein — its product is LLACGDGVVDEGAVPDALARPEPDPARMEAWRCAGRDWTHSGVFPGDASTPPVECWQLETGGTTFAWPVAAPGIAVAADEAGHVVAADPATGEERWRVDLGEPVRGAPALTDGSVYLSLGRGAVVSLDRVTGEVRWRVELAGPCDVGPTPYGNFLYVPDESGALFALDNLTGGVVWVYAAPSPILAHPTVDERCVYLAAQDGVVSALDRRTGEAVWSVRVEGRAYGGITLAGGLLYIAARSGQLAALNPADGALLAQTTLGQPPVGLPVVTGGVVVLAHDGAKIAALSVGDLTELWQAGLGDYPGGGAAVVGGTVVCPTWFGTLRGYDLDDGSKLWEIKLGGMCDAPPVCDDEGRMLVLRRDGVLVCYKIYSEVPA